GCCAGCCGCCTTCGCTATCCGGCGGAGGAAAGTAGGGTGTGGCGGCAGACAGGCTGCCCAGGAGGGCAAAAAGGACGGGCAGGGCGGGACGGAGCATGCATGCACTGTGAGCGGGACGTGGGGCTGCGCCAGAGGGGATTTTCAGACCGTTTTTAAAAGCATACGCAGGCCCATCGCCTGGCCCGGGGCGGAAGCCCGGCTTGACTCCCCCCGCCGCCTCGCTTTGGGTGACTTGCCCGCCATGCACCTGAACGCCATTGTTGAATCCCTGCTCTTTGCGACCCAGGAGCCGCTGCCCCTGACGCAGATGGTCACGGCGGTGAAGGACACGGCCAAGGACATCCGCGATGCGACACCAGAGGGTGAATTGGCCCCCGAATGGATCGAGCCATTGCTGACGGTGGATGAGCTGGGCATGCGCGTAGCCATTGATGAACTGGTGGCCCATTACGAAGCTGACGGTCGCGCTTTCACCATTGTGGAGCGCAGCCATGGCTGGCGACTGTGTGCGAAGGTGGATTACGTGGAATGGTGCCGCGCGCTCTACCCTGGGAAAAAAGTCCAGCGCCTCAGCCAACCCGCACTGGAGACGCTGGCCATCATCGCCTACCGCCAGCCCATCACCAAAGCCGGTGTGGAGGCCGTACGCGGCGTGAGTGTGGATGCCATGGTGCAGCAGCTTGTGGATCGCGGCCTGGTGAAAATCGAAGGCCGGGCGGATCTTCCTGGACGCCCCCTGCTCTACGGCACCACGGATGCCTTCCTGGACCATTTTGCCGTGCGCACGCTGGATGAACTGCCGAACGCCACTGAGCTGCGCCGCGTGAAGCTGCCCACCCCTGAATCTGAACAGCCTGGCACCGCCGCCCCGGAGGAAACCCAGCTTTCCCTGGCCCCGGCTGAGTCCCCTGCCCCGGCCGCCTCTGAGTAAGCCCATGTCCCTCGAAGATACCCGCATCAAGATTGACGCCATCGATCAACAGCTCATCCGCCTGCTGAATGAGCGCGCGGAGCTTGTGCATGTCATTGGCGAGATCAAAAAGAAAGACGGCCTGGACATTTACGTCCCAGGTCGCGAGGAAAAACTGCTGCGCAAACTCTGCGAGCTGAACTCCGCCCAGCAGGGGCTCCTCACAGAAAAAGCCATCCGTGCCATTTTTCGCGAGATCATGAGCGCCGCCCTGGCACTGGAAAACAGCATGAAGATCTCCTTTCTCGGCCCCGCCGGGAGCTGGACCCACCAGGTGGCCATCAACAAATTTGGCAACAGCGTCTCCTACGTGGCGGAGGCCAGTACGGAAGGAGTCTTCTCCCGCGTGGCCTGCCAGGGCGTGGACTACGGCGTGCTGCCCATTGAGCATTCCACCGAAGGTGCCGTGCACCACACATTGGATCACCTCGTGGATTCCGAGCTCCAGATCTATGCCGAGATCCTTTGGAAGGTGGAGACCGTCGTCATGGCCAAGGGCGATGTCGCCTCCGTAAAGGTCATCTACGGTCACCCGCAGATGCTGGCGCAGTGCCGTCCCTGGCTGGGCCAGTGCTACCCCCACGCCACGCTCATCGAAAGCGCCTCCTCCAGCCTGGCTGCCACCCATGCCGAAAGTGAGCCGGGTACCGCTGCCCTGGGCACCCCACTGAGTGCGGAGCTGCACGGCCTGCGTGTCCTTTCCACCTCGCCGCGTGAGCACGCCACCCGTGCCCGTTTCATCATCCTGGGCCGCCGCAGCGGGGCCCCCACCGGGCATGACAACACCATGCTCATGGTGCATGCCCGCGACCGCGTGGGCGCCCTCCTTGAGGTGCTGCAAGTCTTCGCCAGCCGAAACGTCAACGTCCGCCAGATTGAAAATCGCCCTGTCCCCGGTGACCTCACGGGTGAGCAGGCACGCTTTTTCCTCGAGATCAGTGGTCATCACGAAGAAACCTCCCTCCAGGAAACCATCCACGATCTCACCGCCCAGGGTGCCAAGGTTAAAGTCCTCGGTAGCTACCCTGCCCCCGGCTGGGTCGAAGAGCGGTAAACGAGTCCTGCGCAGGCAGTGATATCGCCTTTTCACTGCTCGTTTCACGCCGCCCCATCAGTTCCCTGGCGGCGACCTTTCTGGAATAGTCTTGATTCTGCCCGCCAGATTCTCTAAGAGACTCGGATAAATTCATGCGATTTTCATCCTATATCTCTCACGCACTCCTCTTCGGAGCCACGCTGATAACAAGTCAGCTTTTCGGACAGGGAGGTGCTGGTACCCTGGACAGCACCTATGGAAACGCTGGAGTGGGGTTGGCCTCGGTGACAGATCAAAAGACGAAGACGCAGACCCTGGAGGTACTTTCCAATGGCAGCACCCTCGTCGCAGGGCAGCTCCTGGATGGGTCTGGCAACCAGCACATGATCGTCAGCCGCCTTTCAGGCAATGGACAACTGGATACCACCTTTGGAACCAGTGGTTTTTACACGTATTCGGAGAGCTCACAGGCCTTCACCGTACGGGCTCTGGCAGTACAGTCGAATGGCCGAATCATCGTCGCAGGAGATGCAGGCAATACCTACTACATCCTGCGGCTAACGGAGCAGGGTGCTCTGGACAATACCTTTGCCATCACCCGCATCAGCCACACCACTTCGTCCACCCTCACAGATGTGGTGGCCTTGGCCGATGGGCGTGTGATCGTCTCTGGGAACACGCGACGCGTGAGCGCATCTGACTTTGATGCAGAGCTGTTTAGCATCGTCTCGGCCGGAGGCACACTGGATGGTTCCTTTGGCACGAATGGGCGTTTGGTTTATGGAGGTTCGGGGGAGCAAACCGTCACCAGCCTGCAGGCGCAGTCGAATGGCCGCATCCTCTACGCAGGAAGCACATCCAACGGGGGATATGCCTACATCTCGCGGATCCTCACCAATGGGGTGCCGGACACGACCTTTGCCAATACGAACGGGCGGCTGCTCACCTCCACGATTGGCGGCAACGTCAGCAATAACCAGGGCGTGCGGGCGCTGACACTGGATGTGCTGCAAAACATCGTGGTCGCCGTCACCAGTTCCCCCTCCGGTGATGAGATGGGCCTCATGCGTCTCACCCCCGCAGGTGCGCTGGATACCACCTTTTCAAACGATGGCATCCAAACCCACACCTTTGGGTCCCCATCTTGGGTGCCAGGAGATTTGCTGGTGCAGAGCGATGGCCGCATCATCCTCGCCGCCCACCTGCCAGGGGTGCCCAGTTCCTCCCAGATCCGCCTGCGTCGTCTGGAGTGGAATGGTCAGTTGGACCATTCGTTTGGTGTTAGCGGGGAAATGACCTACACCCTCGGCAGCGGCGGAAATCTCTTGGCTGGCCTGCGGCAGGACCCGGCAAACAACCATCTTTTCATCGGCACCACCCGCGTGGACACCAATCCGCTCGATTCCATGGCCGTCCTGCGCGTGCTGCGCGGCAGCAATGCCCCTGCACCCGGCTTCACCATCCTTTCGACCCCGCCAGACCGCACCTTGCAGGCAGGCCAAAACACCCATCTCTATGCCGAAGTGGCAGTGCTCAGCGGCGTATCTGTAGTGTACAGTTGGTATTGTAACAATACCTTGTTAGGCCGCACGAACAATCCCAGCTTCGACTTCATCGCCCAAGGCAGCCATGAAGGCACCTGGCGTGTGGAGGTTACCGGTCAGGCCCCCACCCAGCGCATCACCCAGGCCAGCTCCCCCTTCCAGATCACTGTGCGCCAGCCCCCCGTTCTCAGCGTTCCCCCGCCTGCCCGGTCCCAGATCTTCACCGGCAGCTTCGGGTATTATGGCTACTACTACAGCGGCCGCCTGCCTGCCACCTGCAAAGTCTATGCCGACGGTGAGGTGGTCAATACCTTCGGTGTCAGCGGCAGTTACCTCGGCTTCGCTCTCTTTAACAACACCCCCGCCACCCGCACCCACCACATCGTCGTCACCAACACCGATGGCGAAGCCCGCAGTGAAGACTTCATCGTGGAATACGTCAACGACCCCTACATCCAGCCCCACAACAACATCCTCATCTCCCTTGGAGAAACCTTCCAACTCTCCCCCGCCATCCTCACCAATTACGAGTGGCGGAGCAGTTGGAAGCTCAATGGCAAAGTACTCCCTCTGGCCAACACCGTGGCTGAATACACCGTGGGAGCGGCCACCTTTGCCGATGCCGGCACCTATGCTTTCACCGCCCGTACCATTACCGGCAGCTACACGCGCGACATCCGCGTCGCCGTCATGGACAGTCGCCCCCGAAACCATCAGATCGCCGTCGGCCGCAAATTTACACTCACCATCCCCATCGCCGGATCCGGCCTAACCTACAGTTGGACACACAACGGAGTGCCCCTCCAGGCCCGCCCCGGCCTCAGCGGAGTGGATAGCCCCACCCTCACCTTCACCTCCCCCACCCTGGAGGATGAAGGCAGCTATGCTTGCACTGCCCGGTTCATCCCCAATGAACTTGGTGCCAACGAGCTCACCTGCGCAGACCAGACCCTCACCATCGTCACGGCCGTGCCCACCCTCCAGGCCTTCACGTTGGAGCCCGCCCAGATTGGCCTCTTGTATCAGGCCGAGCTACCCCTGCCCGAGCAGGCAGACCGCTTCACCATCAAAGGACTGCCCCCCGGCTTCCGCTACGATCCCATCTCCCACACCCTCAGCGGCACGCCCACCAAGTCTGGCCTCCACACCCTCACCTTCGCCGCCGTTAATCCCCTCGGCAGTTCCGTCCCCATCAAGGTTCTTCTGGAGGTACCCACCCTCCCCGCTGGAACTCATGGCCGCTTTTACGGCACCCTTTACGATGGCGTCCTCTCCACCCTCATCGATGTCACCATCACGCCAGATGGCCGCTTCACTGGGAAAATAAGCGCCAGCAACCACGCTGGCCGCACGGGGCACGTCGGCTTCACCGGCAGCATGGTCAATGGCCAGGACCTTGGCACCAGCAGCAGCCGCTACCACGGCACCGCCCAGCTAGCCCTCACTGGCGCTCTCGGCGGCCCTATCAGTCACGACGGCCCCACCACCTTCCACTTCCAGGTCGAAGGCGGCATCTTTGAATGCTATCTGGAGGTCCCCTTCACCAGCCCAGAAAATGGCAACGGTGTACAGTCCCTCAGCGGCAACCTCAGCCACTGCCCCTTCAACAGCAAAGCTCCTCTGGATGCTGGCTACCGCGGCGCTTTTAATCTCGGCTTTGAGCCCGCTGAAGGCAGTGACTCCCGCCCCGGCGGCAGCAGCTTCACCCGCTCCACCGTCAGCGCCAGCGGCCTCCTCAGCCAAGTAGGTAAATTGGCCGATGGCACCACCCTCACCGCCTCAGCCCCCGTCAGCCAAGACTTCACCGTTACCAGCCTTCGTCACCTTTATGGCAACCGTGGCGGCATCCTCTACAGTTACAGCCTCAACCCCGGCAGCCAAGGGCCCGACTACCTCAATGCCAGCATCAGCGGCAGCTTCTTGTGGTTCAAAATCGCCACCAGCTACAGCGGCCAAAACAACTACCCCATTGAGATCAACGCCAACGTCGGCCTCAACTCCTGTGGCAAATACCTGAAGCCCGATCACCCCAGCGGCCTCACCGGCCCGCTCATGATAAACACCAGCGCCGGGGCCCAAAACATCTCCGTGTCCACCCTCGGCATCACCCAATACGGCACCCTTCGCCGAGACCATAGCGTCGCCTTCCCGCGTGACCTCGGGGAAGACGCCCTCATCTTCAAAACTCTCAAGTTTAACTCCGCCACCGGTCACTTCAGCGGTACCACCAGTCTCCGAATCTCAGAAGAAATCTACGATCCCAAGACCGATACCTACAGCACCCGCGTCCGTATCCAACCCTACAACATCCAAGGCCTTGTGATTCGCGAGCCCAACAGCCTCAGCAGCTACGGACTGGGCTATGGCCTTTTGCCCGAATCCTTCCTGCGTCCCGATACCGAACAGGTCATCCGACTGAACCGCAGCTACGCTGTGGACCTCCGCAGCGCCTATTGATATCACCTCGGTAAAACGCGTCATAACCCCAGCGAACGCAGCTTGATCGCTGCTTCCTGGGCTTCGGGCGAAAGTGCCCCGCGTGCCCAGAGCGAGTCCTTCCAACTGGAAGACAGCGCCGGGCAGCCAGCCAGGCCCTGCGCACCAGCGGCATCCGCCCGGCGGTGGTGCATGATCTCATTCGCCAGCGCCACGCTCCACTGTGGGAAAGGGCGTTCCAGCCGGGTGAAACCCATCCCCGCCTGCACCCAGCCATGCTGTAGCACGCGAAAGTAAAAGCCGGTGAAGCCAGTCCGCTCCACCTGGGCCGTGAGATCCTTCACCTGCCAGCGCCGGGCCAGCTTCCAGCAAGGCTGGCGTGGCTGCGATATCTGCACTTTTGCCTCACCGATGGCATAGACATCGCCGATGCACACGTCCGTCTCAAGCAGACCCGCCGTGGTGAAGTTTTCCCCAAAGGCCCCAGGCGGCAGGGTGGCCAGGCCCAGCTTTTCCTGCCAATAGGGGAAGTGCTCACTGGCATAAACGCACACGGCCTTTTCCGAACCGCCATGGTAGCGTCGGTCCGCCTGCTGATCCCCCTTCAGCCCCTCATAGCCTAACCACAGGGGCGTCAAAACAGGCACCTTGTAAAAACCTGTAGTCCAGGCCTTATCCCACCATTCTCCAGAATCCTGCGAGGGCACTTCACGAATGGCCGATGTTTGGAGGGAGAGCAGGGTCATGGCGTTTCAGGAAGGGTGGCCGCGCTTTCGTGTTCGGCATTCAGTTCACGTAGTTGGTCCAGAATGGTCGCCAGCTTTTGCCCGGAAGGCGTCAGTGCATACTCCACGCGAGCTGGCAGCCCCGGATGCTCTGTGCGGGAGATAACACCATAGGCCAGCAGTTTGCGCAGGCGTTCATTGAGAATCTTGGTGGAAATGCCAGGCAAAAATCGTTCCAACTCCCCTGGGCGCACAATTCCGCGACCAATCGCTGCCACCACTCCAGCGCTCCATTTGCAGCCCACCACATCCTCCAACGAATGGTAGGAACGGCGGTCTTTCAGGCTCAGAAACTTCGTCTTCATGCGCCCAAAAATGTCGCACAAAAGGGTGCTGTCACCAGGGCACTTTTTGGTAACCCCCTCACCAAATCCTGCCCTCTTTTCAGCATTTAAACCCGCGTGAAGAAGTCACCCCCGCCCAACAAGGGCCTAACCAACAAACAAAACAATTCATGAAAACTCAAGCTGTCTTCTATCACGCAGGTTGCACCGTCTGTGTCGCTGCAGAACAAAACATCGCCCTAGCACTTGACCCTGCGCGTTACGCCGTAGAAATCGTCCACCTCGGTGAAGACAAGGGCCGTATCGCCGAGGCCGAGCAGGCTGGAGTCCTCTCCGTGCCCGCCCTGATCCTGGATGGCGTGCCGTTCCACATCAACTTCGGGGCCGACCTCGCCGCGTTGAAGTAAACCCGCCAAGGTACCGCTCCCGGCCTGGGCTGAGAGCGGTCGAAAACGCCCGGAGATGATGGAATCTCCGGGCAGTTTTTATGCAATCTTCTCCGCGCCAAAGTGACCGCGCAGGGCCTCGGGGATGAGGATGCTGCCATCGGACTGCTGGTAGGTTTCCACCAGGGCCACAAACAGGCGCGCCAGCGCGGTGCCGCTGCCGTTCAGAGTGTGGGGCACCTTGTTTTTACCGTTTTCGTCCTTGTAGCGCAGGTTCATGCGGCGGGCCTGGTAGTCGCCAAAGGTGGAGCAGCTTGAGACTTCCAGATAGGTGCCCTGGCCGGGTGCCCAGACCTCGATGTCATAGGTCTTGGTGGAGCCAAAGCCGATATCGCCCGTGCAGAGTTCGATGACGCGATAGTGCAGACCTAACAACTGAAGTACTTTTTCGGCATTCGCGGTGAGGCTTTCCAGCTCGGCCATGCTGGTCTCGGGCGTGGTGATTTTCACCAGCTCCACTTTGTCAAACTGGTGCATGCGGATGAGGCCGCGCGTGCCCAAGCCTGCGCTGCCAGCCTCGCGGCGAAAGCAAGGGGTGTAGGCGGCGTAGTTGATGGGGAGTTGCTCCAGCTTCAGGATCTCGTCCCGGTGCAGGTTCGTTACGGGCACCTCGGCAGTGGGGATGAGGTAGAGGTTATCCTCTGGACTGTGATAGACTTGATCGCCAAACTTGGGCAACTGGCCTGTGCCGACGAGGCATTCCGGCTTCACCAGCAGGGGCGGGCTGATTTCGTGATAACCGTGGACGGTGGTGTGGAGGTCCAGCAGGAAATTGATGAGCGTGCGCTCCAGCCGCGCGCCCTGGCCACGATAGACGACGAAGGCGCTACCAGTGATCTTGGCCCCAGCTTCAAAGTCCAGAAGACCCAGTTGCTGACCAAGAACGGTGTGGTCCTTCGGTTCAAATTCGAAGACGGGCTTCTTACCCCAGACACGTACCTCAGGATTTTCCTCGGCGCTGTGGCCTACGGGGCAGGCTTCGTGCGGCAGGTTAGGCAGGCCCAGCAGAAGCTCGCGCTGGCGGGCATCGGCACTGTCAGCATCGCGGCCGATCTGCTCAATACGGTCATTGATGCCACGCACTTCAGCCTCAATGGCGCTGGTGTCCTGGCCGTTCTTTTTAGCGATGCCAATCTCTTTGCTGATGCGGTTGCGGTCGCCCTGCAGCTTCTGCCGCTCCGTCTCCGCCACGCGCCGCGCGGTATCGATGGAGAGCACTTCATCCACAACGGACGCGTAGTCACCACTGCGGGTGGCGAGGCGTTCTTTAACCAGATCAGGGGTGTCGCGGATGAGGCGGATATCGAGCATAGGGCGCGGAGAGTAGCGGGAGAATGCACGTTGTCGAGTGTCTGGGCTACTTTGTCGGGAGGAAGATGCTTGCGGGGGAAAAAGTGCGCCTGGTGAGTAATTCCTGCATTGCAGGCGAGGTGGAGAGGTTTGGGCACCGGGCTGCGCCCGTGCTTTCGAGCGGTTTTTTCACGCAACACGCCACTTCCGCCCGGCACGCTCCCATTTCGTCCGTCTCTAACCCTTGAATACCCGCTTGGCCCCTGCGAGGCGACCTCTATCGGGGCCTTCAGCGCGGTACCGATAACGCCGAAGTGCTGACCGGTTACGGCCACTCCTTCGACCTGCCCGCTTTGATCAAGAGCGATGTGGAGTTCCAGGGGTGAAGCATGGCAGCAGCCCCCCTCAATCCCCTACCCCAAAAAGCCGACGGTGGTTTTCTCCCACGTGGCCGATGAGCTCAGGTAGCGGCATGCCGCGAAGTTCCGCCAGCAAGGCGTAGCTCACGTGCAGATTGGCGGGGTGGTTTAAGGGCGGAGTGGAGCTGCCCAGCGGGTGCTCATTCAGCTCTGGCGGCGGGGCCATGTCGGGCGCATCGGTCTCGGCCAGCAGACGATCCAGCGGCACAGCCTGAAAGGTGGCGAGTTGGGCAGCTTTGCGCGGGTGGCCAAAGTACGGGGAGAGAGAAAAGTAAGCCCTCTTTTTCACCAATCCAGGAATCATCTCCACAGGACCACCGTAGGAGTGCAGCAGAAAGCCACGCTCGGGTAGCGGCTGGCTGCGCAGAGTCTCCTCCAGCAATCCCCAGGCCCGCAGGCAATGGATGGTGGCCGGGCGCTGCCACTTCACCGCCAGGGCTAGCTGGGCATGGAAACAAGCCACCTGCGTGGGCACGTCGGGGTTTTCGATCCAGCGATCCAGCCCGATCTCCCCCACAGCCGCCCCAGGAAAAGCGCGCAACCAGTCTTCAAGCGTGGTCAGCCAGCCCGGACTGCGCGCGGCCACATGCCAGGGATGCAGGCCAAAGGAAGGCCGTACCCACCCATGTGCCTGGGCCAGGGCGGCCACGTCGGGCCAATCCGCCTCGGTGAGGCCATTCACCACGGCCTCCACCACGCCCATCGTCGCCACATCCGCCATCACCTGGGTACGCCAGGGGTGCAGGCGGGCATCTTGCAGATGGTTGTGGGCATCGTAGAGCATGGCGGCGATTTCGGAATAACTTGCCCCCTTCATGCGTTTTATGAAGCGTTTTCAGCCCACCGCTGTCAAACTTCGCCACTGTCCCCTCCATGAAACACACCCTCACTCTCCTCGCCCTCGCCGCCAGCCTCTGCACCAGCGCCTTTGCCGGCGAAGGTGAAAAAGTCAGCCTGCCCGCCCCACAGGTCTCCGGCATCAATCAGGATGGCAAAACCGTCGCCTTTGCCGATGTGTATGCCAAAGGCCCGACCGTCGTCTTCTTTTACCCGAAGGCCAACACCCCTGGCTGCACCAAGCAGGCCTGCTCCCTCCGCGACGCCTTTGCGGAGCTGACCAAGGAAGGCGTGCAGGTGCTGGGTGTCTCCTTTGACAAACCGGAAGCGCAAAAGAAATTCAAGGACGACTTCACTCTGCCCTATGATCTCATCGCCGACCCTGAAGGCCAGATTGTGGACGCCTTCAAGGTAGACCGTATTGTCAAAGGCACCATGAACTTGGCCAGCCGTCAGGCCTTCCTCATCAAAGGTGACAAGATCGTCTGGAAAGACACCAAGGCCTCCACCGCCGAGCAAGCCGCCGACATCAAGCGCGTGCTGGCCGAGACGAAATAATCCACTTTGCATTCTCACAACGCCGCCTGGAGACAGGCGGCGTTTTTTGTGGACAGGAGCGGACTCAGCCTAACAAATTATGCGCCGCGTCCTGCCCCTCCTCACTTCCGCACTTCGCGCTGGGCGAGAACGGTTTTCACCAGGCGCAGCATGTCGGCTGGCTCGTAAGGCTTGGGCAGCACAGCCGCAAAGCCGTAGGCGGCGGGCTTTGCCATGACGGGGTCATCGGAATAGCCGCTGGAGACAATGGCGAGAACTTCGGGATCGAGCTGGCGCAGACGCTCCATGGTGCGCACGCCCCCCATCCCATTGGGAATGGACAGATCCAGGATGACAAGATCGTAAGGATGTCCCGCCTGCAGGGATTCCTGATAAAGGCGAACTGTCTCGCTGCCTTCGGCGCTCTCGGCGATCTCGTAGTTCTGGCTGGTGAGATTGCGCACGATGAGGCTGCGCACCAGAGGATCGTCCTCCAAAATCAAAATACGCGGAGAGGCGGAGGAAGGGGCGGCATCAAAGGCAGTGGTGATGCCCATGGCGTCCACTTCCTCGCCATCGGCATCCACAGGCAGATAGAAGCGCACCGTGGTTCCCACACCGGGTTCACTGCGCACGGAGATGGAACCGCCGTGAGCTTTGGCGATGGATTCGCAGACAGTCAGGCCTAGGCCTGTGGCGTTCTCGGCCTTGCGGGTGCTGAAGTAAGGCTCAAAAATATGCGTGAGGTTTTCCGCTAGAATGCCTTCCCCGGCGTCATTGACCTCGATGACAATGCCCGTGGGCTGAGCAGGATGATCCGCCAGCATTTCATGGGGGAACATTTCCCCCGGGTCTGCCGCGACACAGCGCACCGTGATGCGGCCGCCTTCAGGCTGGGCCTGTTCGGCATTGCGGATGAGATTGCCTAACAAACGACGTATCTGCGCTGGATCCACCGCAAGATTGGGCAGGCGTGGGGCGAGCTCCAGCCGATATTCGATGCGGGTGGCGCGGCTGTGATGGAGGAAAAACTGTTCCACCAAGTCACTGAGCAGGGTGGGCCGCTTGATGGGGGCACCCCCGCGGGCAAAGGTGAGGAGCTGCTGCACGAGGCCCTGGGCCTGCAACGTGGCCTGCTTCGCCGTATGCAGCTCCGGCAGTTGCACGGCACTGCGCAGGCGCATCTCCGCGAGGGAGATGTTCCCCAGTAGGACGGTGAGCAGATTGTTAAACTCATGGGCGAAGCCACGGGCCAGGAGACCGAGGGATTCGAGACGATCCAGGCGGTTGCGGCGGTCGGCTTCTTCACGGCGACTGGTGATGTCCTGCATCAGGACAAGGAGACCTTCGGCAAAGGGGTGGCCGCGAATCTCCAGCCAGGTCTGCTTTTCCTCAAAGTAGAGCTCCCGGGTCACGGACTCCCGATGGAGCAGAGCATGGGACAGAGCCTCATAGTGAGACTCGCGGGTGGCGGTGGGGAGGAGGTCCCACAGATTGGCCCCCAATAGTTTTTCCGGACCGCGCTCAAAAAGCCTCTGGGCGCTGGCGTTGGCGTAAATGAGCTGCCACCGGCTATCCAAGGCAATGAGCGGATCTGAGATGCTTTCCACCACGTCCACCAGAGGGGCCTGGGCAGCTCGCTCGCCAGGGCTTGGGGCGGGCAGATTTTCAGATACGGGAACGGAAAGCCCACGAAAGAGAATGACTACTCCCGTTAATTGGCCGGACTGGTCACGAAGCGGGGTGGAACGGTCCTGCACGGCCACGCGGGAGCCATCCAGCGCAGTCAGCCACACGGTGCGCTCGGGCATCGTCTGGCTGGCAGAGGTCAATTCCACGGCCGCAGGCTCCCCGCTGGCATGGTAGATGCGAAAAACCTCGTGGAGGGAACGGCCCACCACCTGGGCCTGTGGCCAGCCAGTGATGCGGGCCGCAGCCGGATTCATGAAAACAATCACGCCGGCCAAGTCTGCCGCGATGACGCCATCCGCCAAACTTTGGAAGGTCTCGAAGTAACTACGCTCGCGGCTGATGCGCTCCTTGTCTGCCAGATGGCGGGAGGCGGCCACTTCCACTGTCAGGCGCAGCTCATCCTGATTGAAGGGCTTCAGCAGATAGCCATGCGGATTCGTTTCGCGGGCACGGTGTACCGTTTCCAGATCGGCACAGGCGGTCACATAGATCACGGCTACATGGCCTTTCTTCTGCAGACGCTTTGCGGTCTCGATCCCATCGAGCGAGCCATCCAGATGAACATCCATCAAGACGAGATCGGGCTGCAGCTCATCATAGAGCCGCAAGGCCTCCTCCCCTGTGGCACAGGTGCCGACGACACGATAACCGAGGCCATTGAGACACGCGGCCATGTCACAGCCTACGAGCCCCTCGTTCTCGACTATCAGGATGCGGATGCGGTCAGAACCATTCATTGGAATTAGCGTTTATCACGCTAACTCTAAATATCAGCATATGCTATAGGAAATCGCAATTGAATTTCTGTGCCATTA
This genomic interval from Prosthecobacter algae contains the following:
- a CDS encoding hybrid sensor histidine kinase/response regulator, which encodes MNGSDRIRILIVENEGLVGCDMAACLNGLGYRVVGTCATGEEALRLYDELQPDLVLMDVHLDGSLDGIETAKRLQKKGHVAVIYVTACADLETVHRARETNPHGYLLKPFNQDELRLTVEVAASRHLADKERISRERSYFETFQSLADGVIAADLAGVIVFMNPAAARITGWPQAQVVGRSLHEVFRIYHASGEPAAVELTSASQTMPERTVWLTALDGSRVAVQDRSTPLRDQSGQLTGVVILFRGLSVPVSENLPAPSPGERAAQAPLVDVVESISDPLIALDSRWQLIYANASAQRLFERGPEKLLGANLWDLLPTATRESHYEALSHALLHRESVTRELYFEEKQTWLEIRGHPFAEGLLVLMQDITSRREEADRRNRLDRLESLGLLARGFAHEFNNLLTVLLGNISLAEMRLRSAVQLPELHTAKQATLQAQGLVQQLLTFARGGAPIKRPTLLSDLVEQFFLHHSRATRIEYRLELAPRLPNLAVDPAQIRRLLGNLIRNAEQAQPEGGRITVRCVAADPGEMFPHEMLADHPAQPTGIVIEVNDAGEGILAENLTHIFEPYFSTRKAENATGLGLTVCESIAKAHGGSISVRSEPGVGTTVRFYLPVDADGEEVDAMGITTAFDAAPSSASPRILILEDDPLVRSLIVRNLTSQNYEIAESAEGSETVRLYQESLQAGHPYDLVILDLSIPNGMGGVRTMERLRQLDPEVLAIVSSGYSDDPVMAKPAAYGFAAVLPKPYEPADMLRLVKTVLAQREVRK